tgttttgtttggtgtCCCTATAGATATAAATAGCACAGAAACGGTGGTGAGATGGGGAGTTAATTTCAAGTAGGATTGGGATAGGAGAGGAGGGGTAGGAGAGGACCTGATACAGACGTGAGCTCAACATCAGGGACAGTGGAGTGCAGATCAAATCTCATTGTTACTTTGgcttttttgaatttcattttgtaTGAACTTTAGTGCTTGTAAAGTTTGCTCAttgtggggttttattttttattttttgctatgaACCTTGTTTAACCCGCTCTTTAGTGACTACCGGAAAAAGCAGGACTACCTCAGAGCTCTCCGGAAGAAGGCTCTTGAAAAAAATCCAGATGAATTCTACTATAAAATGACTCGGGTTAAACTCCAGGTGGGTACCTAATGGCTCAGTTGGTGTTTTGAGCTCCAACTCGATAGAACAATCAGGATGGGGGAAGAGATTGAGAGTAAGGGTCCATGGCTCCAGTTGGTCCTAGTGCTCTTGGTCAGTATCCAAGGCAAAACTGCCTCTTCCTGAGCAGCGTGCATTTCTGCTCCTGAATTTGAGTTGTCCTGTGCCTGGAACTGGTCCAAGAGTAGCTGCCCAGAGGTGCTAAGTTTGAACATACACATCAGGGGCTAGTGCCTTGTGCTGCTGTTACAAATAGCATTTCGTGGTCTTTGTTCCAGCCATGAGCTATGCCAACAACTTACTCATGATTTTAATCTAACCAGGaatatatcttttaaatttgGATTTTAGGATGGAGTTCATGTTATTAAGGAGACTAAGGAAGAAGTGACTCCAGAACAGCTGAAACTGATAAGAACTCAGGATGTCAAATATATAGAAATGAAAAGGGTTGCAGAAACTAAGGTAACAATTGACGCTCTttgttctgatgtatttttgttggTTAAGAAGAGATACATAAATCACTCTATCTCAAGTTGTCAGTTGATTTCTTCTGGGATTTACAATCTTAAAATATACTTAATTGTGATAATGATTTAGAAGTATAGTCAGTGTGGTGGAGTGGAAAGGTTCAAGTTTGGGAATGAGACAGGTTTAGGTTTGAATTCTAACTGCCATTTATTAGCCTCTGGGATTATGGACAAATTAACCTCCCTGAGGCTGTTTCCTTATTTCTGTCTCATaggattgttgtaaggattaaatgagttttgTGTAATTCCTAGCCAAGTACCTTACATGGTCTTTTCCTTTAAAAGAATGAAGCTAAATCTTTGCTGGCTGGTGATAaccatgtaaaatggtataaacTTCTGcaaattcatttcattcatttctgataTACTAGAAGAACCCAGTATCAAATGAGACTGTGTTCTATTCTGTATTCTAGAAAATTGAAAGACTAAAATCAGAGCTCCATCTGCTGGATTTCCAGGGGAAGCAACAGAATAagcatgtgtttttttttgatACCAAGAAGGAAGGTATGAAATGTTTGAAGGTTTCTGGGACAATCTAGCATATTGGTCTGCGTTATTTGGTTTTAGAGACACAGTGCTTTAAGGTTGTCTTGACTTTTAGTTGAACAGTTTGATATCGCAACTCACCTGCAAACAGCCCCGGAACTAATCGACAGAGTCTTTAATAGACCCAGGATAGAGACTTTGCAGAAGGAGAAAGTGAAAGGAGTTACCCATCAGACTTCACTTAAGgtaattttctctgtttttattcaggTCTGAGTTTAGGTGAATCTAggttcctgtttttaaaaaattttttgcactgcatttaataaaattattaatggaAAACTTAAGTTCTCTTAGAAAAGTGGAAGGAGCGTCTGATGATGGGGATGGTAGTGGAAGAGGGTTCCTCGGGTTCTGAGATGGGAGGATGTGTGATGCTGTGCTCAGGAGCTTAGGTCGGGCATTTAGATCTGCATCGGAGTCCCGCGTCCGACCCTTGGCGTTGTGCGTTAATGCTGTGACAGATGCCGATGCAGAGAAGATGCAGAAAGAGGAGGGGACAGTGAAGGTTAAAGGATTTGGTACACTTTGATAGTGAACCTTTAGCAGCAAATACGAACTGAAAAAGTTTCTCATATTTACACATTTGTAACCAAAGTTTTGTATTGACTTTTCCTTGTGGTGCTTCACTGTAACTAGGTTTGTGCAGAAGACAACGCTTTTTCTCAAAGCCTTCTGGAATTGAACTCTCACTTCTGactgattcatttaaaaaaatgctgtcaATGTGTTTCAAGCAGACAgctgttctgttttgatttgaaTCATTTACACTGCATCAGCTTTGCTTCCAATGTTTAATTTCACAGCAGTTTCTCTAGCTCAGAGGCAGCTAAACTTGCTTTAGTAATATAAATACCCCTAATTAGTTTGACTATATTGGGTAATCCCATAAATTTGACAGTCTGTGCAATAAAGTGAAAACAAAAGCTGTCTGAAACCACTGCTGTGAGACTGTGCTAGAATCGGTGAATTGTTTTAAGTCTGAGGCCCAGTAATATTCCCCTCTCTGTGGATGACACTTCCAGCTGAGGAGCCGGCTGACTAGTGTTCTCATGATAACCCTGTTTGTCacatagttgtattttcaattaGCTGTGTCACTATCACTTCCCAAGTATTGTGGTAGTCCCTAAAGAGATTAGTGTTGCAAACACATGTGTGGAATAATTCACCAGCATATCTGTGAGGTTGGGAAGGTTTGGATCTTGCCATTTTTGCCTAGTGATGATGTTTCTTTTCATTCCTATTGCTTAAAGCAAAGTGAGTTTTATTAAGAGATGGCTGGTTGGTGGATTGCAAGAGAGTTTTTAGTCTGTAACTTGGAGGGGGTGGACAGTCTATGAATGGGCTTTAGGAAGCCTATGAACACCCTCTTCCCATGCCAGTGTTTTGTGCAAATAGGCATATATGCTTGCACAGATTTCTACAAAACACAAATACACTTCAAGAAAGAGTCCAAAGCTTAACCAGTTTCTCAGGTTTAGGATTTCCTAAATTTTAAGGCCTTTGAGCAGTCACCAGAATTCTCAGGTCTTCTTCTGGAAAGTCCTTCCACTGTGACGTCTGCAGTTCTGAGACACCAGCACATTGTGTAGTGACCTTTCTGTTCTCTGTTCACTTTGTGTAGGGTTTCCAGGACTGGTTCGTTCGTGCAGCACCTTAGGTAACTGAGATGTTCCCACAAAGGTTGAAGCAGCTTAGTATAGTAGTGAAAAGATTCTTGGGATCTCTGAGACTCAAGGAGCAGTCCTGACACTGCTCCAGGTGAACCATGTGTCCCTGGGCAAGTCTCTAAGGTTCCATTCAGCTAGAATAGGATGTTCCTTAAAGGGACAACTTTATAGCATTTTGTTATGTTGATTCTGGAGTAAAGAGGGAGTTGAAACTGGATTTGGGTTTAAGTGGATTAAGAAACAGCTGCTTACTCATtttattctgttaatttttttattgaaaatgtgtatgtgtgtttattctACAGCGGATAgctaaagaaaggcaaaaacagtATAACTGTCTGACACAGCGGATTGAGCGTGAGAAGAAATTGTTCGTTATTGCTCAGAAAATTCAAACCCGCAAAGATCTTCTGGTGAGGAGAGAGAGCCTTAggccttcattttttttccttgtaaagaTCTTAACTGAGACTGGATTTCAGCTGCATGTAAATCAACCCCACTGAAAATGTCTGCTCCTGAGGGGCAGTGGTTTGAGCCAATGTCTGTTAGTCTGACAGTGTTGAACTGTTCCTTGATTAAGAAGGTAATAAGGGGCTTATTAGTCAGTGCTTTGGAACATCAAAGGGTAGGGTCGGGTAGCACATGAACTTGTAGCTTATGAGCAACTATCTGTAACATTTAAACAGGTTAACAAAACAGTGCATGTCACTCATTGGTGTTTAAAAATAGCACTGTGTAGTTAAATAGCAGAGCGAAGGAGTATAAGATGCCCCTTTCACATTATCATCATTCCCCTAAATGTCAGATCCTTGAGCTTTGCAGATTGTTTAGTTTTGCCTTTATTATCAGGGTTCCATCAGAGAGTGATACCTACAAAAACGCTGAGGACCTTCTCAGTTTTCCCAAGAACCTCTGCCCACTAGTACCACTACAGTGCCCGAGGGAGAAGCTGATTCACTGTATTCGGGCATTCCTTTGGCCAGTGAGGGCTTTGTCTCTCCTGCACTTTAGAAGGACTGAATTAGAGGCTTTCTACTAGGTAGTTTATTAAtcttctgattttataaaaccCTCACCCACTGTTTACTGGTAACCTTTTTATTCTTTCGTAGGATAAAACACAGAAGGTGAAGGTGAAGAAAGAAACAGTGAACTCCCCCGCTATTTATAAATTTCAGAGCCGTCGAAAACGTTAAAAGTGTTACAGAGCAGCTTTGTCATTCCACATGGAAGAGAATTCCATGCTTTTTCTCCTAGTAACTGCAAATTCCTCGTCTCAATGACATGGTTTTCCTGTTTGTAACTGTAAGTTATTGTAGATCTGGCATGTTTTTCTATGAACAACATTAAAGCCCCTTCCCCCATCTTACTCTTTTGGGGTTGTGAAATCAGTTTTATTCTTATATActtacttttttttcattatgaaagTTAAATAATCTTCATtacaaaaatttggaaaataaatgagTTCATCCCTAATTGCAATACTTATTCAAGAACCTTGAATAGTTTCTGAATACTTACAGTGCTGGGCGCCAGAGCAGAGGAGGTGATCAATGCCGTGAGCATTGTGGTTTATTTCCTCCATTTTGTAAAGGTATGCACTGGTGTGTGTGTACGTTTTTGTGTTTTGTAGTTGTAATTATAGTAAAAAGTTTGATCCTTTTTTACTTGAATCATTAgctcttttccattttgtttcaccactaaatttaaaaaagcaatataTGCTTATAGTAAGAATTAAAACAGGACGGTTTTTAATGTTCACATAATGTTCTATCCAGATGATAGACTAATTTTACCCTTGTTCATTCTCATTTGTTGGATATTCAGGTGGCTCCATGCATAAGTTAGCCaaggaggaatttttttctcttaaacttaGCTGATGATAGAAACCCTTGGAACTAGGAACCCATAAGGGCACCACTTTTTTATTGATGAAACTCAAATCAGAATAGaccctgctttcttttcctgCCCTCTGCACTCCTGGCCAGCTCATGATTCCAAGGTTATAAATGGCTTGGTACAAGACTTTCATCCTGGAGCGGCAGACCTCAGGGTTTGTGTGcaccttccttctcttcccagaGTCTCACCTTTCCTTTCCCTGTGCATGTAGGGAATGGAGGCCAAGTCCTGTCAGGACAGGACTGAGCATGCTTAGAGCACATGTGGGCGGAGCAGGGTTTTGAGAAGTTTGCTTACATCTCACCCCCTGGAGGGAGAACAGCTGTGCAtggattttaaagataaaaataaaaaaacagactcATTAAAACTTAAGCTCCCATGACTGCTAGGTTTCTATATAAAGCCTAAAAATGCTGTTTCCTCAGGGTATACCCAGTGGGATTCAGGTCAGGGGACCCCAGAAATTAGGAAGAAGGGCCAGGGGAACTGAAGGAGCAGCTTTGCCTTCAGAAAGGAAGTGCTTCTGAGTGGGTGTGAGCTCCCTTCTGGGGAGGTGCTGAGCTAAGCCAGTGTTGATGGCCTTTATGTATGACATAGGGGTCCAGTGACTTGAGCCCTGAGCCAGGGAGGGGACTGACCACATGGGTGTTGGATGGATATGTTCCTGGGACCAAACAGCTTGCTACTGCTGTTCTGACTCTCTCCCTTGCCCCTGCTGGGGAGGAAGGTGGGAGGAAAGTAGGGAGTCTACCTGAATGCCTTGTCTTGAAGTATGTGGCCACACAAAGGTACACCTGCTTCATAGGCTCTCACATTAATAGATGCACAAGGCATGTACAGCTCAGGCCTCTTAAATACAGATGCATGCACAGCTGCATACTCTGTGCACAAACACTTTGCGGTTTCATGCCCAGGTCCTAACGTGTTTTGTAGGCACCCAATGATGATTAAAGCAGGGTGTGTGAAGGCCACATGGAGCTGGAAAGCCCACCTCTTGGACTACCATAATTTCCATCTGGAGGCAGTCAGGGAACTATTAAGGGGATAAAGCTAGGTGTCCTGCTGTTATACTGAGGGCTGCCTCTGAGGCCCAAGGATTCTGGGATTGCCTGCCTCTTGTGATTAGTGCCAAGACAGGCTCCAGCCTCCCGGAACTAGTCCAGGGCATTGATACTTTGGTGCTCGGTGGAACCTTGCTCTCCTGGCGCACTGCTTGGCGAAGGAAGAGACTATTGTTCCTTTAGGATGCACATACACCCCTGTCCAGGCCCAGGGGGTGGTTTGGGCTCTTGGTGGCATCCTGCTCTGGCTGTGCCAAGGGGAATGTGGGCAGCCTATGGAGGTGGAGAGCATGTGGTTCTGGTCTCATACAAACCAAGTCTCCAGAGCAGCAGCTGCAGGGGCAACACGGAACTCCCAGGTCTCAGCAGCAGAGAACCAAACAGTCCTGCTCAGTCTTAGTCCGTTGCCACAGCTTAGGGCATTTGTGATGGAAGTGGGAGAGTGCCAGGTCCTAGGTTTATTCCTGGATACCATCTTCTGACTAGAGAAACTGATTCCTGGTGGCAGGGTGGGAAAGGGCCCGGTAGGTGGAGCTGCTGCCCCTCACGGGGGTTAGTTCTCAGGGTGCTGGTTTCTGCCCCCTTAGCACACTTTGCTTCTCTCAGAAGAATCCTGTACTCTGTACTTGTAGGTGCttggtatgtatgtatttatgagaTTTAATGCTATAGGGAGAACTCTTGTGAAAACATTTTTTCCAGCTCCCCCAGCTTGAGACTAGTGTGGCTCCAAGGCAAAGACTGACGGGGCCAGAAAGGGCTTTCCCTTCACATTTCTAGTGAGGACCATGGAGGAAGCATGTTGAGTTCCAGGTTCTCCAGAAGGTGGTTCCACCCAGACATGGTGGGGGTCTCCCCATGTGCTGTTTGGAGTGTTTCCACCTTGCTGTGTCTCCCCACACTGCTTGCTGTGGGGCAGCAAACAATTATTGCTGCACGTCCTCCAGCGGGGAAGGCAGCCAGCAGTCACAGACTTGCTCTACCTACCTGTGGAGGTGGTGAGGCTAGGGCCTGCTGGGACTTGAAACAGTGAGGCAAGCGGGTGCTAGTCTCCCTCCCATCTCAGCTCTCCCAGCGGATCAGTTCACAGGGTGTTGGGAAAGGGTGGGCCCGAGCTTGGGTGGGAATCCTGGCCCAAAGTCCCAGGTGAGTCGAGGAATTCGGGGTGGACCCAGAATACTGTCTTATGGCTGAGCCTGGCAGGTTTCTGGGGCCCATGCACTGCTCCATGGGGTCAGCGGGTGCACTCTCTTTTGCCAGCCAGGGCACCGGGCCTCCGTGCTGGCAGGGCTCCCGCCCAGCTCCATGGGTCCATCTCAGCAGAAAGTGCAGAGCAGGACAGGAGGCGCTGGGGAACTCAGGCACCGCCGCCTTACCTAAACCCACTGCAAAGAGGTAGGAGGCTCAAGATGCCACCTGGTTCATGCTTCTGCTTGTTCTTTCCTAGACACCTCTGCTCAGAGGGAAAAAATCTCTCCTGCTTCTTCAGACTCTAAGGAATCTGCCTGTTTCTTATACCTGGACCCATCATCACTGCATTTGGGAAGTTATGTCTAACCTGTATCTCTCCTGATTGAAGTTTGTGCCTACTTCTGTGCCCAGTCTTCTCTGCTTCACTGATGATCTTGGCAATGACATTGGCTGTTATGTCCTGTGTGAGGGGAGCAAACTGCCTGGTGCTGGGACAGGAGTCCAATCCTGAGCCCTCTGCTtcggtgggggcggggggcagcGGAGTATAGGCTGGTCTAGAAGAGAGCTAAGGACCTCGCTATTTCTAGACTGGAGGAATTTACCTGGGGACTGCTGTGTTTGGGGTTGAGGGTGGGAAGGAAGCCCTCTCCTCCTGTCATCTGTCACCTGAGGGGCCATGCTTAGATCACAAGTGTTAATGAAATTGTGGTGCCCCTGAGGCAGCTGGgtggccccacccctgccctgaaTCAGCCTGACTCATTTACAGCTTTCTCCAAGTTACCCCAAAGGCTTCTTTCTGAGGTGACAAATGTAGAGGGGTTGGTTTCAGGTTTCATGTTTTCACATTACTGGGTGGAAAAAAACCTTtccaaaccaaa
The sequence above is a segment of the Manis pentadactyla isolate mManPen7 chromosome 4, mManPen7.hap1, whole genome shotgun sequence genome. Coding sequences within it:
- the UTP11 gene encoding probable U3 small nucleolar RNA-associated protein 11 is translated as MAAAFRKAAKSRQREHRERSQPSFRKHLGLLEKKKDYKLRADDYRKKQDYLRALRKKALEKNPDEFYYKMTRVKLQDGVHVIKETKEEVTPEQLKLIRTQDVKYIEMKRVAETKKIERLKSELHLLDFQGKQQNKHVFFFDTKKEVEQFDIATHLQTAPELIDRVFNRPRIETLQKEKVKGVTHQTSLKRIAKERQKQYNCLTQRIEREKKLFVIAQKIQTRKDLLDKTQKVKVKKETVNSPAIYKFQSRRKR